In Thermoanaerobaculia bacterium, the following proteins share a genomic window:
- a CDS encoding sigma-54 dependent transcriptional regulator — MSSGRVAIVEDDRGLLDQLRWALKSAWDVSAAEDATAGLALLGEDPDLFLIDLRLPPSREPQEGLNLLRAIRERRPDLPVVVMTGEKERSFALKAIELGAYDFFRKPFNPAELGLVLGRALERRRLVAENRALREEMAERRTFGTIVGSSAPMRSLFRAIEKVAPSDATVLIAGESGTGKELVAQALHRGSPRAAAPFVAVNSSALPETLAESELFGHEKGAFTGAVSSRSGKFELAHRGTLFLDEAATLSSAVQAKLLRVLETRQFERVGGSRTISVDIRLLVATNEDLEKKVAAGEFREDLYYRLNTVALRIPPLRERRGDIPLLLDHFREKWGKHHRRPPRRFSPSALECLSAYAWPGNVRELEHLVEMLTLMVEAEEITPEDLPAAFGRRTERLSPAETIRPGESLPEAVARYERDLVAAALERSGGVKAKAAREIGIDMNQIRYLCRKHGL, encoded by the coding sequence GTGAGCTCCGGCCGCGTCGCGATCGTCGAGGACGACCGCGGGCTCCTCGATCAGCTCCGGTGGGCGCTCAAGAGCGCGTGGGACGTTTCGGCGGCCGAGGACGCGACCGCGGGGCTCGCCCTCCTCGGGGAGGATCCCGATCTCTTCCTGATCGACCTGCGCCTTCCTCCTTCCCGGGAGCCGCAGGAAGGGCTCAATCTGCTCCGCGCGATCCGCGAGCGGAGGCCCGATCTCCCCGTCGTCGTGATGACGGGGGAGAAGGAGCGCTCCTTCGCGCTGAAGGCGATCGAGCTCGGCGCGTACGACTTCTTCCGCAAGCCGTTCAATCCCGCCGAGCTCGGCCTCGTCCTCGGCCGCGCCCTCGAGCGGCGGCGGCTCGTCGCGGAGAATCGCGCGCTCCGCGAGGAGATGGCGGAGCGGCGAACCTTCGGGACGATCGTCGGGTCGAGCGCGCCGATGCGCTCGCTGTTTCGCGCGATCGAGAAGGTCGCCCCCTCGGACGCGACCGTCCTGATCGCGGGGGAGAGCGGGACGGGAAAGGAGCTCGTCGCGCAGGCGCTCCATCGCGGAAGCCCGCGCGCGGCCGCTCCTTTCGTCGCGGTCAACAGTTCCGCGCTCCCGGAAACTCTCGCCGAATCGGAGCTGTTCGGCCACGAGAAAGGAGCGTTCACGGGAGCGGTTTCCTCGCGGTCCGGGAAGTTCGAGCTGGCCCACCGCGGAACGCTCTTCCTGGACGAGGCCGCGACCCTCTCTTCGGCCGTCCAGGCGAAGCTCTTGCGCGTCCTCGAGACGCGTCAGTTCGAACGCGTCGGCGGCAGCCGCACCATTTCCGTCGACATCCGGCTGCTCGTCGCGACGAACGAGGACCTCGAGAAGAAAGTGGCTGCCGGGGAGTTCCGCGAAGACCTCTATTATCGCCTGAACACGGTGGCGCTCCGGATTCCGCCGCTCCGGGAGCGCCGGGGGGACATTCCCCTTCTCCTCGACCACTTCCGCGAGAAATGGGGAAAGCACCACCGGCGGCCGCCCCGGCGCTTCTCGCCCTCGGCTCTCGAATGCCTCTCCGCCTACGCGTGGCCCGGGAACGTGCGGGAGCTCGAGCATCTCGTCGAGATGCTGACCCTGATGGTCGAGGCGGAGGAGATCACGCCCGAGGACCTTCCGGCCGCGTTCGGCCGGCGGACCGAACGCCTTTCACCGGCCGAGACGATCCGTCCCGGGGAGTCCCTCCCGGAGGCCGTCGCGCGCTACGAGCGCGATCTCGTGGCGGCGGCGCTGGAGCGCTCCGGCGGAGTCAAGGCGAAAGCGGCGCGGGAGATCGGCATCGACATGAACCAGATCCGGTATCTGTGCCGCAAACACGGCCTGTAA
- a CDS encoding ATP-binding protein — translation MARRGSRNRLRSTLDSVFLHDMKNLEFRLSLLLSNLEEHYGDPDFKRSVVELLESSLEKVDSVVDRWSAYRDALLVKVPLDVNDLVKEVAAKARPREGGRPRAENVAIRAEPVPPVWGDSNYLGDAFLVVVQNALEAAGPSGHVQISTSVESSRRRPRVVVTVADDGPGMTREFQRSRLFQPFQTTKANGVGLGLYTARNIVRFHGGSLTIQSRPGTGTIVRIALPAESETSGS, via the coding sequence ATGGCTCGGCGGGGCTCCCGCAACCGGCTCCGGTCGACGCTCGATTCCGTCTTCCTGCACGACATGAAGAACCTGGAGTTCCGGCTGAGCCTGCTGCTCTCGAACCTCGAGGAGCATTACGGGGACCCGGACTTCAAACGGAGCGTCGTCGAGCTCCTCGAATCGAGCCTCGAGAAGGTGGATTCCGTCGTCGACCGCTGGTCGGCGTACCGGGACGCGCTGCTCGTGAAGGTCCCGCTCGACGTGAACGATCTCGTCAAGGAGGTGGCCGCGAAGGCGCGGCCGCGCGAGGGCGGCCGCCCCCGGGCGGAGAACGTCGCGATCCGGGCGGAGCCGGTCCCTCCCGTGTGGGGCGACTCGAACTATCTCGGCGACGCGTTCCTCGTGGTCGTCCAGAACGCCCTCGAGGCCGCCGGACCCTCCGGCCACGTCCAGATCTCGACGAGCGTCGAGTCGAGCCGCCGCCGCCCGCGCGTCGTCGTGACGGTCGCCGACGACGGTCCGGGGATGACGCGCGAATTCCAGCGGAGCCGCCTCTTCCAGCCCTTCCAGACGACGAAGGCCAACGGCGTGGGGCTCGGCCTCTACACCGCCCGCAACATCGTCCGTTTCCACGGGGGGTCGCTCACGATCCAGAGCCGCCCGGGAACCGGGACGATCGTTCGGATCGCGCTGCCGGCCGAGTCGGAGACGTCCGGCTCGTGA